gtgcctctctctctctctgtgcctctctcgctctgtgcctctctcgctctgtgcctctctctcgctctgtgcctctctctcgctctgtgcctctctcgctctgtgcctctctctcgctctgtgcctctctctcgctctgtgcctctctcgctctgtgcctctctcgctctgtgcctctctcgctctgtgcctctctctctctctctgtgcctctctctctgtgcctctctcagGGATGTGTAACCCTAAGAACTACAGTGATACTCCGGCCAcctccaagagcacagtggaggAACTCCATCGACCAATCCCCTCGCTGTTCCGAGCCCTCACGGAGGGCGACGCCCCTATCAACATGATGGTGGTGTCCTTCCCCGTTGCCGAGGAACTATCTCACCATGAGAACCTGGTCTCCTTCCTAGAGACGCTTGACGACCAGCACCAGAACATATCTCTCCCCGCCAACAGCATCCACGGCAACTACGACATTCAAGGTAGCGAAACCATAGAACTAGAATGATTAGACTGTGGAACCATATTAATAGAATTAAGACTGTGGAACCATATGAGTAGAATGAATAGACTGTGGAACCATATGAGTAGAATGAATAGACTGTGGAACCATATCAGTAGAATGAATGGACTGTGGAACCATATCAGTAGAATGAATAGACTGTGGAACCATATCAGTAGAATGAATAGACTGTGGAACCATATCAGTAGAATGAATAGACTGTGGAACCATATCAATAGAATGAATAGACTGTGGAACCATATCAGTAGAATGAATAGACTGTGGAACCATATCAGTAGAATGAATAGACTGTGGAACCATATCAATAGAATGAATAGACTGTGGAACCATATCAATAGAATGAATAGACTGTGGAACCATATCAATAGAATGAATAGACTGTGGAACCATATCAGTAGAATGAAAAGACTGTGGAACCATATGAATAGAATAGTATGATAGATTCCATTTCTATGAATGAAACACCGTCGTCATTACAGAGACAGTTGAACTTCCTTGCAGTGAAACCTGTGTAGACCCTGTTTAGACGATGGTGTAAAACACAGAGTGGTTAGTTTACACTACATTTCTTCCCACTAGAGGAGAAACACCAAGTCGGATGTTGTGTTCAGTCTGGAGGGATGGTGTTGGTGACGTGGACCGCCTGGTCTgggttgaaagagtatttttcctcctcctcctctcctcctcttctctcttcctccccccctcctcctcccgttCCTCATAATCATCCTCCcattcttcctcttctctctctctctctccttctctcctcctcttctctctcctctcctcctcttctccctcctctcctcctcctcccattattcctcttctctctctctctctcctcctctcctcctcttctctctcctctcctcctcttctccctcctctcctcctcttctctctcctctcctcctcttctctctctctctctcctcctcctcccattattcctcttctctctctctctctccttctctcctcctcttctctctcctctcctcctcttctccctcctctcctcctcttctctctcctctcctctcctcttctctctctcctcctcctcccattcttcctcttctctctcttctctctcctcctgttcttcctcttctctctcctcctcctcccgttcttcctcttctctcttctctctcctcctcatctctcttctctctcctcccattcttcctcttctctcctcctccctctagtttccttctcttctctcctcctccctctagtttccttctcttctctcctcctccctctagtttccttctcttctctcctcgctCTGGTTTGGTCCTGAACCTATGATCCAGCTcttatagagaaaaaaaaaaagacactGCACTCATGAGTTTCCTGAGACGCCACATTGGTTAAATATGAGAGCGTTGGTTGGTTCCCACCACAGTGCCCAGCTGTTAACTCATTACAAACACCAGAGGTGCGTCCCAATTGGTACCCTAGTCCCTATGTAGTgaaccacttttgaccagggcccaaagaaaagtagtgcactgcatagggagtagggtgccaattgggacgtaGCCTAGAACACATGGTCACACTTAGTGTTAGCAGCACACCCATTGTCCTCAGTCCTCAGTCATCAAAGCAAACCCTAAGAAAAACATTGGCAGGTTAATGATGACCGTTTTTAGCAGGTAACTACGGATTTAAATATGTATTCATGGGATTACTAGTTATGCTTTAAAGATGTGGTTACTGAGAGAACTGACCTGTGCcctatttttctctctgtatccctccacCTTCCTCCCTTGTCCGCCAGATAACATGTGTACGGTGGTCTACTTTGACGACTGCGTATCCATCCGCCAGTGTAAACTATACTGTGAGTCGATGGGAGGGTCGAAGTACCGCTGGTTTCACAACGCCTGCTGTCAGTGCGTCGGCCCGGAGTGTCTGGACTACGGCAGCAAGGCTGTTAAGTGCATGAACTGTCTGTTCTGAAGACTGACGACTCCATGGTGGTGGAGACTGGTACCAAATATATGGACCAAACCAATGGGCGGCTCCAGAGAGGGGCTAGACGATGCTTAAGCCTCCTCAAAAATAGCCTagcacccccaaaaaatattgtATTAGTACATCATATATTACAGGCACCCTTAGCCTACCCCTTAGCCTACCCCCTTAGGCTACCCCCTTAGCCTACCCCCTAAGCCTACCCCTTAGCCTACCCCCTTAGCCTACCCCCTTAGCCTACCCCCTTAGCCTACCCCTTAGCCTACCCCCTTAGCCTACCCCCTTAGCCTACCCCCTTAGCCTACCCCTTAGCCTACCCCTTAGCCTACCCCTTAGCCTACCCCCTTAGCCTACCCCCTTAGCCTACCCCTTAGCCTACCCCCTTAGCCTACCCCCTTAGCCTACCCCTTAGCCTACCCCCTTAGCCTACCCCTTAGCCTACCCCTTAGCCTACCCCTTAGCCTACCCCTTAGCCTACCCCTTAGCCTACCCCCTTAGCCTACCCCCTTAGCCTACCCCCTTAGCCTACCCCTTAGCCTACCCCCTTAGCCTACCCCTTAGCCTACCCCTTAGCCTACCCCCTTAGCCTACCCCCTTAGCCTACCCCTTAGCCTACCCCTTAGCCTGCCCCCTTAGCCTACCCCTTAGCCTACCCCTTAGCCTACCCCTTAGCCTACCCCCCAGCCTACCCCCTTAGCCTACCCCCTTAGCCTACCCCCTTAGCCTACCCCCTTAGCCTACCCCTTAGCCTACCCCCTTAGCCTACCCCTTAGCCTACCCCTTAGCCTACCCCCTTAGCCTACCCCTTAGCCTACCCCCTTAGCCTACCCCCTTAGCCTACCCCCTTAGCCTACCCCCTTAGCCTGCCCCTTAGCCTACCCCCTTAGCCTACCCCCTTAGCCTACCCCCTTAGCCTACCCCCTTAGCCTACCCCCTTAGCCTACCCCCTTAGCCTACCCCCTTAGCCTACCCCCTTAGCCTACCCCCTTAGCCTACCCCTTAGCCTACCCCAATGAAAGGTTTCTGGTGCCACTGCTGACCAAACATGAGAAGACTGACTGACAAGGTCCAATATTCATTTTAACCATCGGAGCTAGCTGACTGAATTTATCTGACTGATGTGTGTTTCTTTCATGAGAGTGAATGACGTCAAATATTTTCCTTTTTactgatttgttttattttattctgtGTATGTTGTATATTTTagatgtttaaaaaatatataatgtttTTACTAGAgccttgttgttttttttaataataatcgTCCCCTAAATTCACATCTCGTGCCAAATAAAATGTGTTTGTTGACTTGGTATGGTTTGTAGTAAGTTTAACCTTTTCTACTCTGGCGTAATATAACAATATAAACCTCATGTTATTTTCACCGAACACACAAGACTTTTATAATACAGTTGTAACCAAAATTGTGTTGTTTTGGAATTGATTGACATCTAATTCAGACCAACACCTTGTACACAGTatagtttaaacatttaaatgccACTTTTCTCAATAAACAAAtcaggctaatgttagctagctagccaaccaatcatttttacaaaaaaaattttttaagtaaaatgctAGGGACCAAGTTACTGGCTATAGTTTTAAGACGACTACAGTGTGTCATGGGTATCCAGTCTCCCACTCTTAAATCGTAGCCTAGTGGTATTGTGACAGGAAGTACATCATTTCCTAAGGAAACACTGTTGATATTACACCATTCTGGTTCCCACGTGTTTCAGCAAAAGGGAACCACtgtggtatttatttatttttttactgctacacttacacacacatccacacattgAGTCACGCACACTCTCTCCCGCTATCCCTCTCCTATTTGTTTTAGTGCCAGAGAAGTTTGCAGATGGTTGGGTGTCTGCCTTGCCACTGATGCTGTACTTAACTGGCGAGAACAATCAGCGGTCTGTGGATGTATCCAACCATACAATGGAGCTTTGTCTGTCTTTTATTGATATGGAATCACATGAACACTTCGCAGCCATGTGTGCGGAGGTTGTTAGATCTGTAGAAGTCAAATAAACAACACAAAACACGACGAAGACCACCTTTGAGTAAAAGCTGACAGCCATTTTCATAATGTATCTGATCAAATATAAATATTCTAGCTATTAATATGGTTGAGtactacttacagttgaagtgggaagtttacatacaccttagccaagtacacatttaaactcagttttttacgattcctgacatttaatcctagttaaaattccctgttttaagtcagttaggatcactactttattttaagaatgtgaaatgtcagaataatagtagagagaatgattgatttatttcagcttttatttatttcatcacattcccagtgggtcagaagtttacatacactcaatgtgaccaagctttaacttcctgattgatgtcttgagatgttgattcaatttatccacataattctcctgcctcatgatgccatctattttgtgaagtgcaccagtccctcctgcagcaaagcacccccacaacatgatgctgccacccccgtgctttacgattgggatggtgttcttcggcttgcaagcctccctcttttacctccaaacataacgatggtcattatggccaaacagttatatttttgtttcatcagaccagaggacatttctccaaaaagtatgatctttgtccccatgtgcagttgcagctttgatgacctcgccttctggatgatagcggggtgaacaggccgtggctcgggtggttgatgtccttgatgatatttttggtcttcctgtgacatcgggtagtgtgggtgtcctggagggcaggcagtgttcaCCCCAGTGATGCATTGGGAAAACCAAACCCCtctctggagagtcctgcggttgtgggcggtgcagttgccataccaggcggtgatacaggatgctctcagttgtacatctgtaaatgtttgtgagcATTTTACGTGACAAGCCAactttattcagcctcctgaggttgaagaggcgctgttgtgcctacttcaccacactgtctgtgtgggtggaccatttcatatcgtcagtgatgtgtatgccgaggaacttgaagctttccaccttctccactgcggtcccattgATATGGATAGGAGCatgctccctctgttgtttcctgaagtccacgccTTTGTTCCTTTgttcagctccttcgttttgttaaagttgagggagaggatattttcctggcaccactctgccagggccctcacctcctccctgtaggctgtcttatcattcttggtaatcaggcctaccactgttgtgtcgtctgcaaacttgatgattgagatggaggcgtgcatggccacgcagtcgtgggtgaacagggagtacaggagggggatgagcacgcacccttgtgaggccccagtgttgaggatcagcgaagaggaggtgttgtttcctaccctcaccacctggggcggcccatcaggaagtccaggacccaattgcccAGGgctgggtcgagacccagggtctcgagcttaatgacgagtttggggggtactatggtgttaaatgctgagctgtagtcaatgaacaacattcttccATAggaattcctcttgtccagatgggatagggcagtgtgcagtgtgatggcgattgcgtcgtctgtggatctattggggcggtatgcaaattgaagtaggtctagggtgacaggtaaggtaaaggtgatatgatccttgactagtctctcaaagcacttcatgatgacagaggtcagtgctatggtgcgatagtcatttagttcagttacctttgctttcttgggtacaggaacagtggtggcaatcttgaagcatgttggggacagcagactgggatagggagagattgaatatttctgtaaacactccagccagctggtttgcgcatgctctgaggacgcagctagggatgccgtctgggccggaagCGTTGCGATGGTTATTAAcaagcttaaatgtcttactcgcgtcggccacagagaacgagagcccacagtccttgggagcgggctgcttcggtggcactgtgttatcctcaaagcgagcgaagaaggtgtttagcttgtccgggagcaagccGTCACTGTccgcgacatggctggttttccctttgaaatccgggattgtctgtagaccctgccacatacgtctcgtgtctgagcagttgaattgcgactccactttgtctctgaaCTAATGTTTTACCTTCCAGAAACAAATGAGAGAAAACCACACTGACCATTTttctcgccctagcagagctggtttggctgttttcatgttatccagagcgttggtgactggaactgtgctgctggcaacaatttaattacacttttttttgCAGAGGTTTAATGACTCCGGCCATTTTCAACGGGTGTTGAagctttcataaattcatcagttattctcagaggtggaaaaagtacccaattgtcatacttgagtaaaagtaaagataccttaatagtaaatgactcaagtaaaaggtgaaagtcacccagtaaaattatatttcagtaaaagtatttggtttaaaatatacttagtcatcagaagtaaaagtataaatcctttcaaattccttatattaagcaaaccagatggcaccattttcttgttttttatttatttacggaaagccaggggcacactccaacactcagacatcatttacaaacaaatcatgtcggtttagtgagtctgccagatcagaggcagtagggatgacccagagatgttctctgtttagtgagtcctccagatcagaggcagtagggatgaccagggatgttctctgtttagtgagtcctccagatcagaggcagtagggacgaccagggatgttctctgtttagtgaatcctccagatcagaggcagtagggatgaccagggatgttctctgtttagtgagtcctccagatcagaggcagtagggatgaccagggatgttctctgtttagtgagtccttcagatcagaggcagtagggatgacccagagatgttctctgtttagtgagtcctccagatcagaggcagtagggacgaccagggatgttctctgtttagtgagtcctccagatcagaggcagtagggatgaccagggatgttctctgtttagtgagtcctccagatcagaggcagtagggatgacccagagatgttctctgtttagtgagtcctccagatcagaggcagtagggatgaccagggatgttctctgtttagtgagtcctccagatcagaggcagtagggatgacccagagatgttctctgtttagtgagtcctccagatcagaggcagtagagatgaccagggatgttctctgtttagtgagtcctccagatcagaggcagtagggatgaccagggatgttctctgtttagtgagtcctccagatcagaggcagtagggatgaccagggatgttctctgtttagtgagtcctccagatcagaggcagtagggatgaccagggatgttctcttgataagtactattttcctgtcctgctaagaattcaaaatgtaacgagtacttttgaatgtcaaggaaaatatatggagtaaaaagtgcaatattttcttaaggaacgTAGTGAAGTAACAGTTGTCATAAAAagtaatagtaaagtacagatacccccccaaaaacgacttaagtaaaaatactttaaagtaatacttaagtactttacatcactggTTCTTCTGCGGTCTGGTACACTcggacgagagtgctctgaaatcggagtagatagccagagtgaatttacgaacgcacccagaGTCAAAGTAGTGAAATGGGGTAGtaggtttttaatgagtgtagatGTTGGTGTCTAGGGCTATATTTTACCTTTTAAGAGGAACAGGACGAATGAAGAGAATTTAGGTGGGCCATGGCTGGCCTCTCACTCCAGTACGATAGGTGGTGATGTATACAGCTAAAAGTTGGATGCGATCCGCCAACCAAATCCCAAAGGAGAAGCTAGCTAGCAGGAAGCCCCGCTAATGAATTGAGGTTAGTTGGCAAAGTAACATATCGGATTGTTTTTAAAAGTCAAATTTTTATACTGATTGTATTAGATAAGTTGTAGTACTTTTATCTATCTCATTTCTATCTACTCTTATGAATCTGTGAGCTAGTTAACCAATCGCCTGTACAGTAGCAGCAGCTAGTTAAGGTAACATCTAGGCCTACATTTTAAGCCTAGTGGCTATCTATAACTTCTGTATTTTCTAATGACTAGCTAGTTTTGACAGCTTGCACATCTGTTTGAGTCGGTTGGATAACGTCAGTTTGCTCCTGCCTGtgtctagctactgtagctaggtcaGTACCTTGTGTTGTATTGAACGGGAGTCATAATGCTTTACCATCAACCAGGATTAGCTCCATAGGCTCGACATCAGAAGGATGACAGAAGACTCACTCCAGACTAAATGTTTTTCTAGCTAGCTAGGGCCTGTATTTTGCTGCACAGCTAGAGTGAATTTCATGGGTGAACGTGAGATTTTTTTACCAACTATGCATTGGATTAAATAAGCATTAAAACATGGGAAAACAGTCCCATGTCTGTTTGTCATTGAaatgaagtagctagctagtcaaGCCTTACTATTAGATTCAGCATACAGtgctggaaagtattcagaccccttcactttttccagattttgttatgctacagcctttattctaaaatgtattaaatcgttttgttcactcatcaatctacacacaatacccccccacacaataatcaaatcaaatcaaatgtatttatatagcccttcttacatcagctgatatctcaaagtgctgtacagaaacccagcctaaaaccccaaacagcaagcaatgcaggtgtagaagcacttaatgacatcacaataccccataatgacgtcacaataccccttaatgacttcacaataccccttaatgacatcacaataccctataatgaaaaagcaaaaaacaggtttaggaaatattacatttgcataagtattcacacctgtatttggggagtttctcccattcttctctgcagatcctctcaagctctgtcaggttggatggggagtgtcgctgcacagctattttcaggtctctccagagatcgatcgggttcaagtctgcgctctggctgggccattcaagaacattcagagacttgtcccgaagctactcctgcgctgtcttggttttgtgcttagggttgttgtcctgttggaaggtgaaccttcgccccagtctgaggtcctgagcgctcaggagcaggttttcatcaaggatctctctgtacttgataaaggaatttatatgtttaaagtaatgactaaagaattccaccctgaaacgtatTTAACGgcgtgaaatgtattagaattataagactataatccaataatgtgtgtgtgtgagacaagttAAGAGTGAGAAATGTATAGTTGAGAAAACAAAGGACAACTGAACTACACATGACCTGGTTATAACTCGAAAACTGACAACAGGAAAGAGGGCCCTTCCAAGGCCCCTCTAatctagggaggagaggaacagctAGAAACTGCCAGGCTGGTAGAAAAGTGATAAACTAGGAATGTGAACTGTGGAAAAAGATACAGCCCACCTGAAAGAAAGGTGGAGTTTCTATTGATAAGaatgcagttgtgtgtgtgtgggtgttataAAGACTGTGTTCTCAATTTTGACTTCAGAGCTCTCTGAATAAAGAACAACTAACCTTTTGCAGTATCTGAGACTTTGCCTAATTCTTATTTTTAACCCGAGACTTACAACCTCTgggaattggtcaaagcttaaatgATTGTTTAGTTATCAtgattgggattgaaaattcttgtgacagtactttgctccgttcatctttccctcgatcctgactagtctcccagtccctgcctctgaaaaacatcccaacagcatgatgctgccacccccatgcttcactgtagggatggtgccaggtttccttcagacgtgacgcttggaattcaggccaaaaaagttctttaggtgccttttggcaaaccccaagcgggctgtcatgtgccttttactgtggagtggcttccgtctggcccctctaccataaaggcctgattgttggagtgctgcagagatggttgtccttctggaaggttctcccatctccacagaggaactctggagctctgacagagtgaccattgggttcttagtcacctccctgaccaaggcccttctcccccgatttctcagtttggccgggcagccagctctaggaagagtcttgctggttccaaacttcttccatttaagaatgatggaggccactgtgttcttggggaccttctatgatgcagacattttttggtacccttccccagatctgtgccttgacccaatcctgtctcggagctctacagacaattccttcgacctcatggcttggtttttgttctgacatgcactgtcaactgtgggaccttatatagacaggtctgtgcctttccaaatcatgtccaatcaattaaatttaccacagatggactcccaagttgtagaaacatcaaggatgaccaatggaaacaggatgtacctgagctcaatgttgagtctcatagcaaaaggtctgaatacttatgtaataatgtatttcagttttttttttttttttataaatttgcaaaaatgtctaaacctgtttttgctttgtcattatgagttattgtgtgtagattgctgagggagaaaaaaataattcaatacattttagaacagggctgtaacgtaacaaaatgtggaaaaaggggaaggggtttgaatactttctgaatgctctgtatCTCTTGACCTGTCACCTGTCATTGGCTGATGtcaaaaggagtggaccaaagcgcagcgtggtaagtgttcatcgttgtatttattttacctcagaacactacaaacaaaaagGAATAAACAATGAATACGACCGTAACGTCTTGCAGGCTATAACGAGCAAAATAAaaatcccacaactacaggtggggggaaaggctgcctaagtatggttcctaatcagagacaacgatagacagctgcctctgattaggaaccacactcggctcaacacaaagaaatactaaAACATAGAATTCCCACCCCACACcttgacctaaccacatagagaaacaaaccgtctctctcaggtcagggcgtgacaagggctttataaatacatttgattgattgactatcaTCGGCAGTGGTAGGTCATTCTATTGAAACAGCAGCTGTTTTGAGATTTCATTTGGTCACTTCTTCTGTGTTGTTGAGGCTGTAATATTTTTTGGGGACCTCCTCATCTGGTGGATTTATATGAGAATCTTTGATACACATTACAcaaaaggtagcctagtggctagtaaccgaaaggttcctggatcgaatcccccgagctgacaaggtaaaaatgttgtCGTTCtgccctttgagcaaggcacttaacccactttTCCGCGGgcgccgaagatgtggatgtcgattatggcatcTCCCagcacctcacctctctgattcagaggtggtTGGGTTAATTGCAGAagatacatttcagttgaatgcattcagttgtacaactgactaggtatcgttCTTTCCCTTACCGATGCTGCAGCTGTTGTTCCACTGTACTGTTTGACTgaagcgtgcgtgtgtgtgcgtactgCCTCCTGCTGGTGTGATGGAGAGGTGACGTGTTAGCGTGTCCCTGATCTAATGACCGTACAGACAAATCCATCGATCACTTGAAACCATTCATTCCTAttgtgaagactcaatagcgcattgaagccaatttaagtcatTAAGATGGCACATACACAGCTTTGAGCTGCTTCAGTAAATGACATTGCAGgttagctcagtgctgcccccgtCTAAATgagtaactcaagttgaaggTCGACCGGGATACATACAGGCTGTCTTTAGCAACTCAATTATCCTTAACTTCTTTTGTGTGGAATTTGAAAATAGTCTGTTCAAGAATATACATCTGGCGTACTAGAAGCAGGGATGTGACAAATTAACCGTTTTTGCTTATTAATGTTTAATCCGgaaaataataacaaaaaaaattaaCGGAACAGAATTAGAACCGGGAACGGAAGTGATAtatactgttccggaacagaactgttattttaaaagcatgggaaccggttaataaccCACAAAATATGCAACAAAGTGCCTGCGCAAAACCCTTCCATCTGTCAATCAGAACCTTTTTCCA
Above is a window of Salmo salar chromosome ssa03, Ssal_v3.1, whole genome shotgun sequence DNA encoding:
- the LOC106596679 gene encoding twisted gastrulation protein homolog 1-A — translated: MRPGQVCALFSASSTLLFLLVLSGPSQTSACNKALCASDVSKCLIQELCQCRPSDGNCSCCKECMLCLGTLWEDCCDCVGMCNPKNYSDTPATSKSTVEELHRPIPSLFRALTEGDAPINMMVVSFPVAEELSHHENLVSFLETLDDQHQNISLPANSIHGNYDIQDNMCTVVYFDDCVSIRQCKLYCESMGGSKYRWFHNACCQCVGPECLDYGSKAVKCMNCLF